A genomic stretch from Lathyrus oleraceus cultivar Zhongwan6 chromosome 2, CAAS_Psat_ZW6_1.0, whole genome shotgun sequence includes:
- the LOC127119608 gene encoding probable WRKY transcription factor 4, whose protein sequence is MDRLPWKEEEEAAVGGGESGPPQRPNLILPPRTDAFFSGGFSPGPMTLLSNLLTDGDDGKSFSQLLSGAMVSPVSATAGALDSPGFFSHPQVSFGLSHQQAQVSFQGEQSNTDMYNQAEHSLSVSASTAFTTHAPPSGQRLQSSSLNVDKPADDGYNWRKYGQKQVKGSEFPRSYYKCTHPNCPVKKKVERSLEGHVTAIIYKGEHNHQRPNPTKRPKDTNDNSNMQGNADSSYQRTFTNSTSMTDPESSHTTGQHLSGTSDSEEVGDRETEVEEKRVEPDSKRRNTEVAVSDPIVLSHRTVVEPRIIVQTTSEVDLLDDGYRWRKYGQKVVKGNPYPRSYYKCTTPGCNVRKHVERASTDPKAVITTYEGKHNHDVPAAKTNSHTFANKNASQLKSQSTISEQPSFANIGSVGGNEQQPVARLRLKEERIT, encoded by the exons ATGGACCGACTACCGTGGAAGGAGGAAGAAGAAGCGGCGGTTGGCGGTGGAGAAAGTGGACCGCCGCAAAGACCGAATTTAATCCTCCCGCCACGTACGGACGCCTTTTTCAGCGGCGGTTTTAGCCCCGGTCCTATGACTTTGCTCTCTAATTTATTGACTGACGGTGATGACGGCAAATCCTTCTCTCAGCTTCTCTCCGGTGCCATGGTGTCTCCGGTATCCGCCACCGCTGGCGCGCTTGATTCACCTGGCTTCTTTTCACATCCTCAG GTGTCCTTTGGATTGTCACACCAGCAGGCACAGGTCTCATTTCAAGGAGAACAATCCAACACAGATATGTATAACCAAGCTGAACATTCATTGTCTGTATCAGCATCCACCGCATTCACCACTCACGCTCCTCCTTCCGGACAAAGGTTGCAGTCTTCTTCGTTGAATGTTGATAAGCCTGCTGATGACGGTTACAATTGGAGGAAGTATGGACAGAAACAGGTGAAAGGTAGCGAGTTTCCTCGAAGTTATTACAAGTGCACACATCCTAACTGTCCTGTCAAGAAAAAGGTTGAGCGGTCGCTTGAAGGTCATGTAACCGCGATTATTTATAAAGGAGAGCACAATCATCAACGTCCCAATCCTACCAAGCGGCCGAAAGACACTAATGACAATTCAAATATGCAAGGGAATGCTGATTCGTCTTATCAACGAACGTTTACAAACTCAACGTCTATGACGGATCCCGAATCCAGTCACACAACAGGTCAACATCTATCTGGAACGAGCGATAGTGAGGAAGTAGGTGATCGTGAAACTGAAGTGGAAGAGAAAAGAGTTGAGCCTGATTCTAAAAGGAG AAATACAGAAGTTGCAGTCTCAGATCCAATAGTTTTGTCACATAGAACTGTCGTGGAGCCTAGAATCATCGTGCAAACGACTAGTGAAGTTGATCTCTTAGATGATGGTTATAGATGGCGAAAATATGGACAGAAAGTTGTTAAAGGCAACCCTTATCCTAG GAGCTATTACAAATGTACAACACCGGGTTGCAACGTTCGCAAGCATGTAGAGAGGGCTTCGACAGATCCTAAAGCAGTCATAACAACATACGAAGGAAAACATAATCATGATGTTCCAGCAGCTAAGACCAATAGCCATACTTTTGCCAACAAAAATGCTTCACAGTTAAAATCACAAAGTACCATTTCTGAGCAGCCTAGTTTCGCCAACATTGGTAGTGTCGGCGGCAATGAGCAACAACCTGTTGCGCGTCTAAGGCTGAAGGAAGAGCGGATAACTT